A window of Streptomyces broussonetiae genomic DNA:
CCGGACCCGACGAGACGGTGGCCCGGGCGCTGGACAAGGCGGCCATGCTCGCGCGGCACCGCGGCCGTGCCTCGACCGCGGTGGCCACCCTGGTGCGCGCGGCTGAACTCAGCCCGCACCCCGGAGACCGCTCCCGGCGCCTGGTCGAGGCCGCCCACCTCGCCACCATGGCCGGACAGCTCGACCAGGTCACCTGGCTGCTGGCGGACGCCGGGCAGACCCCGCAGAGCCCGGATGCGCTGGTTTTCGCCGCCACCGCCCACCTGCTCACGAACGACGAAGGCGACGTTTCCGCCGCGTACCGGCTGCTGACCCGGGCGCTCGACGCCGGCGAGGATGCCGGGCCGGAATCCTGGGACAGGTACGGCATCCTCTACGCGCTGCTGCTGGTCAGCCTCTACACCCTGCGGCCGGAGCCGTGGGAGCTGCTCAGGAAGGCCATGGTCCGCTTCGAGCCCGAGCAGGTCGTCCCGTTCCAGCTGTGTTACGACGCGTACGTCGATCCCACCCGGGCCTCGGACGCCATCCGGGAGGGCCTGGCCCGCGCCTTCGCCGCGCTCCCGCGGGCCGCTGCGCCCTGGGAAGTGATTCCGCTGGCCTTCGCCGCGGTCGCGATGGACACCCTGTCCGACTACCGCTACGCGGTCCGCGGCATGATCGAGCGGGAACGCGACGGCGGCGCCATCGCCATGGTGGTGCCCGCGCTGATGCTGCTCTGCCAGGACTCCTACGTACACGGCCGGTGGGACGAGGCCGAGAACCTCGCGCAGCAGGGGCTGGAGTTGGCGACGGGCTATGGCTACTCGTTCTGGGAGCGGCAGATCCGGGCCGTGCTGGCCTCCGGTGCCGCGCTGCGCGGCGATGTGGACCTGGCCCGCGCCCGCAGCAAGGAGACCACCACCTGGGCGGCGCCCCGGGGCATGGGCGTCACCATGGGGTACGCCCGCTCGGCCGGCCATCTCGCGGCCATGGGCCAAGGCGACTTCGAGGAAGCCCACACCCAGGTGGCGCAGATCGCCCCGCCCAGCGCCCCCAGCGCAGGCATCCCCAACCGGTGGGTGGTGCTCGACCTGGTCGAGGCGGCGATGCGTACCGGCCGCCGCGAGGAGGCCCGCGCACACGTCGTCGCCGCCCAGCAGGGCGGCCTCCCCCGCATCGGCACGCGCATCGCGATCATCACGGCCGGAGCCGCGGCCGTGGCCGCGGACGACGACAAGGCCGGCGCCCTGTTCGAGGCGGCCCTGGCCCTGCCCGAAGCCGCCCGCTATCCCTGGGAGCAGGCACGTATCCAGTTCGCCTACGGACAGTGGCTGCGCCGCACCCGGGACACCGCCCGCGCACGTATCCAGCTGCGTGCCGCCATGGAGACCTTCGACCGGATCGGCGCGCGAGCGATGGTGCAGCGCGCCCGCAACGAACTGCGCGCCACCGGCGTAGCCGCTGCGCGTTCCGACCCGGCGGCACCCGAACTGACCGCCCAGGAACGGCAGATCGCCGAACTGGCCGCCACCGGGCTCACCAATAAGGAGATCGGCGCCCGTCTGTTCCTGTCCCACTGCACGGTCGGCTCCCACCTGCACCGGATCTTCCCGAAACTCGGCATCACCACCCGCGCCGCGCTGCGCGCCGCACTGGAAGCCGGCGCCCCCGAAGCCCATTCCGAGGGTCAATTCCAGTCGTAGACGCGCGCGGCCTACACCTCCGGTACGACGGCTTCGTCGGCCACGAGCCGGCCCGCGGGTCCGATGTCGTGTTTGCAGGGCGGGGAGGCGGCGTCCACCCGCGGCGGCGGAAGCGGTGGCTTGGTGAGCCGCGCCCGTAGGCGAGACCGTGGCGGGTGTCCCGAGCGCTTCGAGTTCACAAAGGTGGGTCCGGATGTCGGTGACCGCGGACATCGGTGCTGGTTCCCTACAGCGCCGGCGAGTGGGACATGCCGTTCCAGCGCTGTGCCGACGGCACGTGAATGTCCAACTGGTCCAGGACGCGGACGACGACATGGCTGACCGGATCCCCGATCGTCTCGGGACGGTAGTAGCAGGCGGGCATCGGCGGGACGATCCGAGCCCCCATACGCGTGAGCGCCAGCATGTTGTCCAGGTGACTCTCGCTGAGCGGGTCCCGTGCCACGAGTACCAATCGGCGCCCGGCCTTCAGCGTCACGTCGGCCGCACGGGAAATGAGCCCCTCGGCACAGCCGGTGCATATTCCGGCCAGGGTCTTCAAGCCGCACGGCGCGATGACCATGGCGTCCCCCCGGAACGACCCCGACGAGATCGGCGCGCCCTGGTCGTTCCACGCGTACGTCGCGTCCGCGAGGTCGATGACCTCGTGCGCCGACAATCCGGTCTCCCGTCGCACGGTCGACCTGGCCCACGGGGACAACACCAGATGGGTCTCCACATCCGGCTGCTGCCGCAGTCGGCGCAACAATTCGACACCGAACACGGCTCCGGTCACCCCCGTCATCCCCACGATCATTCTCCGTGGCATGGGTATCCACCGCCTCCGCATGCGATCACTTCGAGCGGAACTACCCACGCACCGTGAAGGTCCTGAGCGCGAACGAGCCGCTCGAAACTGGCTGCGACCGATTCTCACCACGCGGCGGGGCCGTTCCGCATGCGTCAGATGACTGAACAATCCGGGAGCGGTCGGGCAGGAAGGCGACCGACTGACGTGCATGCAGTCAATCGACCGAAGACGAGGCCGTGAGCCGCGACGTAGTTTCGACATCGGCGCCGTCCAGAACCACTCGCTTCTGAATGGTGTGAGGGTGATCGCTTGATGGCGGCAAGGATCCCGCGCGGTCTCGGGATGCGCGCGCCATCGGCCGTCCGGCGCTGGACCGCGCGGGCCGGTACCCGGCGCTGCCTCCTCGCAGGGACAGATCGCGAGGCCGTGTTCATCTCCCGGACGATCAGTGCAGCGGGCGCCGGACACCGATCCGCCGGCCGCCGCTCGCGGCGAAGCGGACCGTGTCCCCCGCGGCCGGCGCGCCGGTACTTTCGATTCCGATCGAGCCGCGGGTCACGAACAGCTCGCGACCAGCCGCCACGAAACCATCGGCTCCGCGCCCGGCCCCGGAAACGGGGACAGCACGACGCGACGCCCCTTTCCTGGCTCCCTCACTACGGCTGCTGGTCGCGGCCTGCGTCTCCGAGTTCCTTGAGCAGCAGGGTCAGGGTAGCGAGCCGCTCGGGTCCGAGCAGCTCCTCGATCCAGCGGCTTGTCTCCTGTGCCTGCTGGCGGCCCAGGGCCGCTCGTTCGTGCCCGGCAGGAGTCAGGGAGACCAGTTGCCGGCGGCGGTTGCCGGGGTCCGTGCTCTTGGTGATCAGGCCGCGGGCCACGAGCCGGTCGAGAAGTGGGGTGAGCGTCGACCGGTCGACCGCGGCGAGGGCGCCCAGCGTCTTCTGGTCGAGGCTTCCACGCTCGTCCAGGACGTGAAGCACCGCGAATTGCGGAGGTGTGAGGTCACCGCTGCGCAGCTGCCACGAGGCGTTCACCGCCTGCGAGGCACGTCGCAGCTGGTGGGCCATGCCGTCTTCCAGCGTCCCGTCGTATCGCGCTCCGGTCGTCATAAGTACAGGCTACCTCCGTATACGGTCAGTCGGTACACGGACTGTTTGCAATCGGAAGTTTCGATAGCTACATTGTTCCGTGTACGGACTTACCGTGTACGGAAGGTTGATCCCATGTCCCGACGTGTGATCTTGGGGATGACCGGAGCGACCGGCGCCGTCTTCGGTGTCGAACTGCTTCGCCGACTGCGGGAGCAGCCGGATGTGGAGACTCATCTCGTTCTGTCCCAATGGGCCAGGGCGACCATCCATCTGGAGACCGACCTGTCGGTCCGCGAAGTCACCGACCTGGCCGACGTGACCTATACGTGGAACGACCAAGGGGCGGCAATCTCATCAGGTTCATTCCGCGTGGACGGAATGATTGTCGCGCCGTGCAGCATGAAGACCCTCGCCGGCATCCGAACCGGATACGCCGACGGTCTCATCCCCCGAGCTGCCGACGTCACGCTGAAGGAGCGCCGCCCCTTGGTGCTCGTACCGAGGGAGACTCCGCTCAGCGAGATCCATCTCGAGAACATGCTGGCGCTTTCGCGCATGGGAGCGAGGATCGTGCCGCCGATGCCGGCCTTCTACAGCCGTCCGAAAACCATTGACGAGCTCGTTGAGCATGTCGTTGTCCGAGTCCTGGACCAACTCGATATCCAGGTGGCTTCGGCGCAGCGCTGGGACGGAATGCCGCGCCCCTCCGAACTGAAAGGCGTAACCAACTGATGTCTGAAATCAATGACTTCCGGTCCTACATCTCCGCGCTCGAAGAGCTGGGGGACATTCAACGGATCTCACGCGTGATCGATCCGAACCTGGAAGCGTCGGCCATCACCCGTCGGTCCACCGAGAACGGCAGGCCCGCCCCGTTCTTCGAGCACCTCAGCGGAGTCGACGAGGGGTTCCGCATGATCGGCGCCCCGGGTGCCCTGTCGAGCATTCCCGGGCATCCGCTGGCGCGGGTCTCCCTCTCTCTCGGTCTGCCGTACACGACGACCGCAGCCGAACTGGTCGAACACCTCAGGGAAGCAGGCACGAAGGAACTGCTCCCACCTCGGCGGGTGGCAGCCGACTCGGCACCCTGCAAGCAGAACATCCTGACGGGTGACGAAGCCCGTCTCGACCGGTTCCCCATTCCTCGCGTGCACCAGGACGACGGCGGCCCCTACGTCAACACCTGGGGCGTGATCATCGCCAGGACACCGGACGGCCGATGGACGAACTGGTCCATCTCCCGGATCATGAAGATCGACGACCGGCACATGACCGGACTGGTGCTGCCGAGCCAGCACCTCGGCATGATCTGGCGCGAGTGGGAGGCCATCGGTGAGCCGATGCCCTACGCCCTCGTGCAGGGAGGCGACCCGGGCATTGCCGTCGTCGGCGGAATGACCGTCCCGACCGAGGTCGACGAGGGCGCGTATCTCGGAGCGGTGCTGGGGAAGCCGGTCGACGTCGTGAAGTGCGAGACGAACGATCTGGAAGTGCCCGCCTCCGCCGAGGTCGTCATCGAGGGACACCTGTCCGCGACCCGCGACGCCGTGGAGGGTCCGTTCGCGGAGTTCCACGGCTGGGCACTGCCCGAGACGTCGCCGCAACCGCTTTTCAGCATCGAGGCGATCACCTACCGGGACGACCCGATCTGGCCGCTGGCCGCCGCCGGCCGGCCTGTTGACGACTCGCACGTCGCACCGGCTGCCGGCATCTCCGCAGAGGTCGTCGCGGTCCTGCGGAAGGCGGGACTGCCGATCACGACGGCCTGGCTCCCGCTCGGTGCCGCCTGCTTCTGGACGGTGATCACCGTCCCGCAGAACTGGCGCGACTCGCTGCCGGGGATGGACACCGCGCGCTTCGCGCACCGCATCGGCGAGGTGCTGAACGGCACCCGGGTGGGGCGGCTCTCCCCGGTCGTCTACGTCCTCGACGACGACGTGGATCCGTCGAACGACTCGGATCTGCTGTGGGCTCTGGCCACCAGGGTGCACCCGTCCCTCCGCCAGGAGCAGTGGCACGGACCGATCATGCCGTGGTACCCGTGCTTCACCGAGGAGGAACTGCACAACGGCTGGGGAGCCATCGTCGTGCACGACGCCCTGCTCCCGGCGGTAGGAAGCGGACGCGTACCGCCCGCAACGTTCGACGGCGTCTTCCCGGCAGATGTGCGCGCCAAGGTCCTCGCCGCCGAATCCGAGTCGGCAGGCGACACCGGCTCTGCCGCATCGCGCTGACGCCTGGGTGCCGCGGATCGCGGGAGGTATCCACCAGGTGGCCGTCTCCCGACCGGCATGCTCGGCCGCCGGCCCCGAGGGACCCTCCCGCTCGGGGCCGTTGGCTGCCACCGCCTGGGTGAATGAGTCATCACTACAAGCCGCCGGCCGAGTGAACCATGGGATTTGGCGACCGCGTGACGAGGTACCGATCAGCCTGCGTGTCGGACCGACGCGGACAGCGGTCCTCAACGACGGCCTCGAGACCTCCATCCGTCAGGCACGAGAAGGTGCGGCCGCCAGCCCGATGCGTCAAGAAGGGGACAGACGTGACCCAGCAGAATGTGACAGTTGCTGTCACGGGGGCAGGCGGCACCGGAGTGGCCAAAGCCTTGCTCGCCTCACTTCAGAGAGACGACCGGGTCGGCCACGTCAACCTTCTCGTGTCGGCCAACGGGCGCAAGCTGGTAGCTTTCGAATTCCAGACCGGCGAAGATCCGGACTCGGTGGTCCAGGCCCTGGAGGCCACGTCGACGAAAGTCCGCTTCCTCGATCCGGCCGACATGTCAGGACCGGTGACCAGCGGCAGCTACCCCACCGACGCCATGATCATCCTGCCGTGTGCCGCCGGCGTACTCGGACGCATCGCTCACGGCCAGACCGAGAGCCTCATCGAGCGAGCCGCGGACGTGATGCTGAAGCAACGGCGCAAACTCGTCCTCTGTCTCCGGGAAGCACCGCTGAATCTCATCCACCTGCGCAACATGGTCGCTGTCACGGAGGCGGGAGCCACCGTGTACCCGATGATCCCTACGTACTACAACGTGCCGGAGACACTCGCGCAACTGCGGGACGAGTTCGTCGAACGCGTCCTGCAGTTCCTGGGCCTGCCCGGCACCGATCGCTACCAGTGGGACGGCACCGACACCACAGCGCGACGCGAGCGCACTCAGGCACGGTAGCGGACCGTGGCCGGCAGCTTCGGGCGCGTTTGTCTCCCGTTGCTACTCACCAGCGGTCCTGGGTTCGCTGATACGGCGGGCGGCCTCAACGACCGCCGCGCGGGAAGGATCTTCCCCCTTCCCGGTCTGGTCCCCCTGCGACCCTAGGAAACATGAGTCGTGACCTGCACCTGAACGAATTGGGGGAGTTCCTCAGGGCACGCCGTGCCGACCTCAACCCGGCCGACGTAGGCCTCCCGTCGCCTCCGACCAGCCACGGCGGGTGGCTGGTCTGCGCCGTGAGGAGGTTGCTCTGCTGGCCTCCATCAGCACCGAGTACTACGCGCGGATCGAGCAGGGGCGCCTCCAGGCATCCACTCCAGTGCTGGCCGACCTCGCCCGGGTGCTCCGACTCGACACGGACCAGCGGACCTACCTTTTCGAACTCGCGGCCAAGAACAAGCTGCCGTCAGGCGATGCCCGGCGGAAGGTGGACCCACAGCTGCAGTACCTCCTCGACGACCTCGGCACGAGCCCCGCGGTCGTCTCTGGACGCCCTACCGATGTTCTGCCTGGAATAACCGCCAACCAGGGGAGGGCCGCACGGATGAGCGACAGCGAGCGCGACACGGAGCACGGCGAGCAGATCCACCCGGTGCTCGGCCGGATGGGCACCTCCGCCGACCCGGCCGCCAAGGAGGCACTGCGCGAGCGCGCGGAGAACTTCCATCACACCGAGCCCACATGGACGGCGCGGCGCCGAGACACCGCGGATGTCGACCTGGACCCGCAGGACGACGCGGTGGAGTGGGCGCACACGTTCGTCCGGGGCGGCACCGACAAGACGGTGACAGCCGTGGACACCGATCCCCAGGGGAGCGCCACGGTGTGGCAGCGCGGCGCCGACGGGGTGGAGGGCCGGGCGTGAGCACCGGACACAGCCCGCAGGGCTCCCGGCCGGAGCCGACCGTGGCGCCCCAGACTCCCGCGCCCTGCACGCCGGCCGACGACACCACGGCCGCGCAGCAGGAAGCCACGAAATCCGAGCTGCTGCGGCTGTACTGGTTCATCCACGTGCGCCTCCGGCAGAACCACTCCAGCGAAGGCGACTGGGAGCGGCTCGGGCGCATGACCGGCCGCGGCGAGGCCGCCATCGAGCTCGGCCGCCTGGACGCCGCCCGCACCGAGTTCGAACGGCTGCGGGAGATGGCGCAGCAGTGGAGCGACCACCCCGAGTACCGGCAGGCCGTGGAGGGGCAGGCGTGAGCGTCGAGCGACTGGAGCGACTGGAGCCCGAGAGTGAGGGCGCGGCCGATCTGGTCGTCTACGAAGGCGAGTTGCTGGACGTCGCCGACACCGCGGCGCCGGTGCGCTACATCGTCAACCAGCACACCATGCTCGCCCCCGGGGAGCACCCGCCGCGCGCCGACGAACAGCCGGTATGGGGTGAACACGAATTCCGGCTGACCGACGAGGACGTCGCCGACCTAGACGAGCCGGATCTCGCCGAGAACACCGTCATCAACCGGGACTCCACGGTGCGCGCCTTCGAGGCATGGTGCGCGCAGCAGAAGCCGCCGCACCGGGCCCGCCCGTGCACCACAACCACCTACACCCGCTACGGCCTGCACCTGATCCGGCTGGGCAAGGCGGGGAAGTACGTGCCGGACAGCGTGGGGACATACATGTCCCGGATCTGGAACTGGCAGCCGGTCGACCTGCGCCCCGACCCCAGCCACTTCAAGGCCCGCCTGCGCGCCTGGCGCAGGGAGTGGGTGGCGGCCGGCGGTGAGGTGAGGCGGGCCCCGGCCGTCACCATCGGCTACAACCTGCGGATCATCAACGCGATTGACGAGACGACGAACATCGGCAAGCGGGACGCGTTCCTTGCGGCCCTGGCCTACGCGAACCTGCACCGCGAGATGGAGCTCGCCGACCAGCTCGTGAAGCGGGTAAGGGTTCACCCCACCGGCCTGTTCGTGACCACGGCCATGTCCAAGACCGACCAGACGGGCAAGGGGGCTGGTCGGTTCATCAAGGACCGGGAAGACCTCCAACTCGTGCGCCGCGCCCAGGCGTGGCTCGACGTCCTGCGCGAGCTCGGCGCGAACGGCCCCGACGACCCGCTCTTCCGCGCCCTCACCAAGAAGGGCCAACTGGTGAAGTACCCCGAGGACCGCAAGCGCGGGAAGAAGATGCGCCCGGGCTCCCTCAACGAACGGCTTCAGGTTCTCGCCGACCGTGCGGGTGTGCCCTACATCGACGGCAAGAAGGTCACCTCTCACTCCTGGCGGGCCGGGGCGAACACCGACCTGATCGAGGCGGGCGTCTCCCTCCAGGAGCGCAACAGGGCCGGCCGATGGGCGGACGGCTCCAAGACCGCCGACACCGTCTACGACCGCCCCCACGGTGTCGGGACCCGTGACCCGCTCGCCGCGGTCCCGCTGTACGGCGGCCCCGCCCACGCCGCCGTACAGCAGGCCCGAGCGGAGGAAACCGAAGCATAGTCCTGGACAGTTGAGCGCCCGTACGGCGGACCGCGCTTCCGCCGTACGGGCCCGCACGGCAGGATCACCCCCATGAGACTTCTGGTCATGGGCGGGACCTGGTTCCTGGGCAAGCACATCGTGGAGGGCGCACTGTCGAGGGGGTGGGAGGTCACCACTTTCAACAGGGGGCGCTCCGGCCGCGACGTGGATGGTGTCGAGCCCGTGCACGGAGACCGTACGAGCCGCGTGGACCTCGAACGCCTCGCCGGGCATGAGCCCTGGGATGCTGTGATCGACACATCGAGCAGCGAACTCCCGCCGGGCGACGTCCTGGCCGCCACGACCGCGCTGCGTACAGCCACCCGGCGCTGGGTGCACATCTCCACCGTGTCCGTGTACGAGGGATGGCCGCACCAGCCGCTCACCGACGCCTCACCGCTGCTGGAATGCCCGGCGGACGCCGACGAGTCCTACGGCTACACCGGCGAGGATGGCTCGCCGACCAAGTACGGCTTCCAGAAGGCCGGCGGCGAGCGCGCCGTGACGGACGTTTTCGGTGACGCCGCGGTGTTGCTGCGTCCGGGCGTCATCCTCGGCCCCGGCGAGTACGTGGGCCGGCTGCCCTGGTGGCTGGAGCGCGCCAAGCGCGGCGGCCGCATCCTCGCGCCCGCCCCGGCCGAGCAGCGCATTCAGCCGGTCGACGTGCGCGACGTGGCCCGGTTCGCCCTCGACCAGGCCGCCAGCTCCACGAGCGGCGGCTACAATATCACCCACCCCGACGGCATGACCTTCAGCGGCTTCCTCGACGCGTGCCTGTCCGAGACAGGCGGGCCCGGGGCGCCGGTATGGGTGGATCCCGCGGTGCTGGTCGAGCAAGGCGTGAAGCAGTGGACCGAGTTGCCCCTGTGGCGCACCCACGCCGGGGTGTGGTCCGTCGACTCCAGCCGCGCCGTAGCGGCTGGGCTGGGATGCAGGCCGCTCGCCGAGACGATCCGCGACACGTGGCGGTGGTGGGCGGCCGACGGGCGTCCCGTGGACCACCCCCGATGGGCAGAACACGGGATCGCCGCAGAGAAGGAAGCGAAGATCCTCGCCTCTGTGTGATCAGGCCTCGATCGCGAGGAGGCCCACGTGCGGGCCTATCTTGTGGGGCGGAGAGACCCGGTTGAACTCCTCGATCTGCTCCCGCAGCGTCGCCGGGAGCTGCGCCCCGTGGTACTCGGGGCGGGCGAGGTGGCGGCCGAGGCGCGCCGTACGGACGACGATGCCCGTCTTCCGGGCCTCCACCGGCACGCTCCACACCGTCTTCAGCGCCTCGGCCGCGCCGTCCACGTCATCGGCGAGGAGACGGGCGTGCGCGAGATCGACGGCCGCGCTCGCCCGCACGTGACTCGACTGGCGCTCCGGCGGCCGCTGCCCGATGAGGTCCAGCGCCCGCCGGGCCTCCGCCTCGGCCTGCACCGCGTCCCCGATGAGGAGCCCGGTCGTGCTGGTGGACATGGCGAGACGCTCCGGGGTGAACGCGAACTCGCCGCCCACCCCGTCGTGCAGCTCGTCGCGCTGGCCGTGGCCCGCTTCGCCAGAGCGCTGGATGGCGCGCCGCGCGGAGACCACGTCGCCCAGGTGCGCGTGGGAGCGGGCCTTGATGGCGAGCAGCCGGCGGTGGGCGACGTCGCCGAGACCGCCGTAGGACTGCGCCTTGGTCGCCTTGGCGACCGCCTCGGTGGCGTTGCCGGTGTGGTAGGCGATGTAGGCCAGCGTCCCGTAGGCGTATGCCTCCAGAGGAGTGAAGCGGGTGGCCTCGCCGAACACCGCGGCGGTGCGGGCAAGGCTGCGGGCGGACTGGAAATACCCGAGGTCGAACGCGGCGACCGACAGGAGAGCGGCGGTCTGCCCGTTCAGAATCATCAGGTCTTGCTGCTGGACGGGGACCTGCGTCCGGTCCCGGTGGCGTTCGATCGACTGGCGAAGAGCATCGGCGGCTTCATAGGCCTTCGCCGGAGGCATCAGGTGGTACCCCTGAGCCACGGCCGTCACCTGGTCGCGCAGTTCATCGATGGTGTTGTCGGAGATGGACGCCGATGCAGTTGCGTCGGCGGCCTCGTGGGCTTCTTCTGCGCTCATGCGGACTCGCTCTTCCAGGTCGTACGCGGGTGCCTGGGGATCGCTCTGGGGCGACGGCCTGAACAGCTCCTCAGCCGTGTGCTCAGGCCACATCGCCTCAAGAATCTGGCAGGTCTCCGGGCCCGGCAGCCCTTGTAACTGGCCGCCCGTCCACCGCCGGAACTGCGTCTCGCCGCACGTCGGGTTGTTGGGACTGTGGCCGAAGAGCCGCACACCGACCTCGGTGAACTTCTCCTCGAACCGCCGGTAGGTGAGCTTGTCGCGACGGCACAGCCACGCGAGCAGCGTCCTCGGTTCAGTCCTCATTCCGCTCCCAGTCTGCGACGCCACAGTCGGCTGGCCTGCGAGTCGATCCCTTCTCCGGAAAGGGATACCGCGGTTCCTCGTCAGGGCAACCTCCCTCGCGCAGAAGCCACTTCAAAGCTACCCCGGGGCCACCTATGTCGCACGGAAGTGTC
This region includes:
- a CDS encoding UbiX family flavin prenyltransferase translates to MPRRMIVGMTGVTGAVFGVELLRRLRQQPDVETHLVLSPWARSTVRRETGLSAHEVIDLADATYAWNDQGAPISSGSFRGDAMVIAPCGLKTLAGICTGCAEGLISRAADVTLKAGRRLVLVARDPLSESHLDNMLALTRMGARIVPPMPACYYRPETIGDPVSHVVVRVLDQLDIHVPSAQRWNGMSHSPAL
- a CDS encoding site-specific integrase, producing MSVERLERLEPESEGAADLVVYEGELLDVADTAAPVRYIVNQHTMLAPGEHPPRADEQPVWGEHEFRLTDEDVADLDEPDLAENTVINRDSTVRAFEAWCAQQKPPHRARPCTTTTYTRYGLHLIRLGKAGKYVPDSVGTYMSRIWNWQPVDLRPDPSHFKARLRAWRREWVAAGGEVRRAPAVTIGYNLRIINAIDETTNIGKRDAFLAALAYANLHREMELADQLVKRVRVHPTGLFVTTAMSKTDQTGKGAGRFIKDREDLQLVRRAQAWLDVLRELGANGPDDPLFRALTKKGQLVKYPEDRKRGKKMRPGSLNERLQVLADRAGVPYIDGKKVTSHSWRAGANTDLIEAGVSLQERNRAGRWADGSKTADTVYDRPHGVGTRDPLAAVPLYGGPAHAAVQQARAEETEA
- a CDS encoding NAD-dependent epimerase/dehydratase family protein yields the protein MRLLVMGGTWFLGKHIVEGALSRGWEVTTFNRGRSGRDVDGVEPVHGDRTSRVDLERLAGHEPWDAVIDTSSSELPPGDVLAATTALRTATRRWVHISTVSVYEGWPHQPLTDASPLLECPADADESYGYTGEDGSPTKYGFQKAGGERAVTDVFGDAAVLLRPGVILGPGEYVGRLPWWLERAKRGGRILAPAPAEQRIQPVDVRDVARFALDQAASSTSGGYNITHPDGMTFSGFLDACLSETGGPGAPVWVDPAVLVEQGVKQWTELPLWRTHAGVWSVDSSRAVAAGLGCRPLAETIRDTWRWWAADGRPVDHPRWAEHGIAAEKEAKILASV
- a CDS encoding UbiX family flavin prenyltransferase — its product is MTQQNVTVAVTGAGGTGVAKALLASLQRDDRVGHVNLLVSANGRKLVAFEFQTGEDPDSVVQALEATSTKVRFLDPADMSGPVTSGSYPTDAMIILPCAAGVLGRIAHGQTESLIERAADVMLKQRRKLVLCLREAPLNLIHLRNMVAVTEAGATVYPMIPTYYNVPETLAQLRDEFVERVLQFLGLPGTDRYQWDGTDTTARRERTQAR
- a CDS encoding DNA-binding protein, which codes for MRTEPRTLLAWLCRRDKLTYRRFEEKFTEVGVRLFGHSPNNPTCGETQFRRWTGGQLQGLPGPETCQILEAMWPEHTAEELFRPSPQSDPQAPAYDLEERVRMSAEEAHEAADATASASISDNTIDELRDQVTAVAQGYHLMPPAKAYEAADALRQSIERHRDRTQVPVQQQDLMILNGQTAALLSVAAFDLGYFQSARSLARTAAVFGEATRFTPLEAYAYGTLAYIAYHTGNATEAVAKATKAQSYGGLGDVAHRRLLAIKARSHAHLGDVVSARRAIQRSGEAGHGQRDELHDGVGGEFAFTPERLAMSTSTTGLLIGDAVQAEAEARRALDLIGQRPPERQSSHVRASAAVDLAHARLLADDVDGAAEALKTVWSVPVEARKTGIVVRTARLGRHLARPEYHGAQLPATLREQIEEFNRVSPPHKIGPHVGLLAIEA
- a CDS encoding non-oxidative hydroxyarylic acid decarboxylases subunit B; the protein is MSRRVILGMTGATGAVFGVELLRRLREQPDVETHLVLSQWARATIHLETDLSVREVTDLADVTYTWNDQGAAISSGSFRVDGMIVAPCSMKTLAGIRTGYADGLIPRAADVTLKERRPLVLVPRETPLSEIHLENMLALSRMGARIVPPMPAFYSRPKTIDELVEHVVVRVLDQLDIQVASAQRWDGMPRPSELKGVTN
- a CDS encoding helix-turn-helix transcriptional regulator; this encodes MPCYERNLSSPLWRLPRAGGIPHSPPVATLAASWGARELALIDSLFADQDRTGYGPVGRGLLLLGDPGVGKTALLDVAAARSSAVGRRVLRACGAEFEAGISFAMIHQMLYPLRADADLLPGPQRDVLCRLFDLTPAALPDPLTAGTAVLALLGAAADECPLLLVADDAPWIDPASATVLAFAMRRLGQAPVALLAAARTGLKGLLHHVGLPERTVPPLDDQSAAELVEARWPGLAPTVRRRLLAQAAGNPLALQELPTTLNDRQRSGAQPVPSVLPLSERLLDTFAPELDQLPGPTRKALLLAALAADDDLDTIRATTRCSLDLDDLAPAQRARLVHADTASGQVTFSHPLTRSAVVYLAPPGERRAAHRALAEALAFDPERQACHLAAASAGPDETVARALDKAAMLARHRGRASTAVATLVRAAELSPHPGDRSRRLVEAAHLATMAGQLDQVTWLLADAGQTPQSPDALVFAATAHLLTNDEGDVSAAYRLLTRALDAGEDAGPESWDRYGILYALLLVSLYTLRPEPWELLRKAMVRFEPEQVVPFQLCYDAYVDPTRASDAIREGLARAFAALPRAAAPWEVIPLAFAAVAMDTLSDYRYAVRGMIERERDGGAIAMVVPALMLLCQDSYVHGRWDEAENLAQQGLELATGYGYSFWERQIRAVLASGAALRGDVDLARARSKETTTWAAPRGMGVTMGYARSAGHLAAMGQGDFEEAHTQVAQIAPPSAPSAGIPNRWVVLDLVEAAMRTGRREEARAHVVAAQQGGLPRIGTRIAIITAGAAAVAADDDKAGALFEAALALPEAARYPWEQARIQFAYGQWLRRTRDTARARIQLRAAMETFDRIGARAMVQRARNELRATGVAAARSDPAAPELTAQERQIAELAATGLTNKEIGARLFLSHCTVGSHLHRIFPKLGITTRAALRAALEAGAPEAHSEGQFQS
- a CDS encoding MarR family winged helix-turn-helix transcriptional regulator produces the protein MTTGARYDGTLEDGMAHQLRRASQAVNASWQLRSGDLTPPQFAVLHVLDERGSLDQKTLGALAAVDRSTLTPLLDRLVARGLITKSTDPGNRRRQLVSLTPAGHERAALGRQQAQETSRWIEELLGPERLATLTLLLKELGDAGRDQQP
- a CDS encoding UbiD family decarboxylase, which encodes MSEINDFRSYISALEELGDIQRISRVIDPNLEASAITRRSTENGRPAPFFEHLSGVDEGFRMIGAPGALSSIPGHPLARVSLSLGLPYTTTAAELVEHLREAGTKELLPPRRVAADSAPCKQNILTGDEARLDRFPIPRVHQDDGGPYVNTWGVIIARTPDGRWTNWSISRIMKIDDRHMTGLVLPSQHLGMIWREWEAIGEPMPYALVQGGDPGIAVVGGMTVPTEVDEGAYLGAVLGKPVDVVKCETNDLEVPASAEVVIEGHLSATRDAVEGPFAEFHGWALPETSPQPLFSIEAITYRDDPIWPLAAAGRPVDDSHVAPAAGISAEVVAVLRKAGLPITTAWLPLGAACFWTVITVPQNWRDSLPGMDTARFAHRIGEVLNGTRVGRLSPVVYVLDDDVDPSNDSDLLWALATRVHPSLRQEQWHGPIMPWYPCFTEEELHNGWGAIVVHDALLPAVGSGRVPPATFDGVFPADVRAKVLAAESESAGDTGSAASR